From the genome of Brassica oleracea var. oleracea cultivar TO1000 chromosome C4, BOL, whole genome shotgun sequence:
CTTTGCTTATTAAATTTGAAATCGTTATTTGCAGCTTCTGGATGCCCTCTTTGTGGAATGTAGGCAGCACGGAGAGATTATGGTAACAAAAGGGATCATAAACTCAAAGGACATAGAGGAAGCCAAGTCTAGCAAAGGCAGTCAAGTGATCAGCATTGGCTTACCCGCTTATTCTCTTCTTCACGAGCTCTTACGCTCTATCAAATCCAACTCCACCGGTTTGTTACTTGGTGACGGTAGGACAGAGATAACAACAAGGAACCGACCAAAAGACACCTTCTTCGATTGGTTTCTGAATCCTTTCCTGATCCTTAAAGACCAGATTGAAGCAGCTAACCTATCTGAGGAAGAAGAAGACTATCTTGGGAAGTTGGTATTGCTGTTTGGAGATTCAGAGAGACTCAAAAGCTCTGAATCTCCTCCTTTGACCGAGTTACGAAAAGCTGAACTTGACGCCTTTGCTCGCAGGTAAAAATCTATAAAACTTTATAAATGAATATTGTTTTGGTTTTTAACCATTTGTGTGTTTTTGGTTTTAAAAGGCTTCAAGGATTGACCAAATCAGTATCAAGATATCCAACATTCAGAAGGCATTTCGTGGAGCTTGTCAAGAAACTGTCAAATGATCTAGACAAGAAACATAACCGGTTCGAAGGCGGCAGTTCAAGACCGGTTAAGAAAACCGTTTCTAGGATTTTCAGCCAGAAATCGTTCAAGAAAAAGACGAGTGACAATGGGTCAGATCAAGATTCACCAAACCGTGGCTTTAGAGACGTTGATATTGTGTAATGTAAGTACTAAGTGAACAGAAATTAGATCGAAACGACAGTTGTTTCTTAGCTTCTGTAATGATACAAACTTTATACAGATTCATTGTATATGAAACTGTTTTCGATGATCTAACAAATTTGATATTACAAATCTTGACTTTTCTTGATCATGTTCCTCAGAAACAGCAGAACCGTTTCTTCTGCAAAAGAATAGCAAAACACGTGTTTTCACTTTAGTCCTCGTATTTTCGAAAAGTAACGGATAAAGGCTAATGTTTTTATTTGTGTAAACTTAGTCTTAAATTTTGACAATTTTGTTAAAAGGAATGTTACCGTAGGTTCGTCTTGCCCTTTGTTATTATCACGGCGTTGCGATGGAGCACGACCACTAGCATTTGTCTTCTTGTCGTCTCGAGCTTTAGCGAATATAACGGTGAATCCTTCGGCTGATGCTGGATCGTTCACGTCCCATTCTCCAAATTTTGGTAATGGTCGATCTTGTTGTTGTCTTTGTTGATTATTCTGATTTTCTTAAAAATATTCATTAATAAATTATTGATTCTCTAATCCATTTTCAACAAAATCAAATACAAAACATTACAAAAAAATGAAAATTTCTGAAGACTATGGCGATTTAAATGTTAAAACGTAATTTTGTGTTTGAAAAAAAAAA
Proteins encoded in this window:
- the LOC106336705 gene encoding RPM1-interacting protein 4 codes for the protein MASNNQQRQQQDRPLPKFGEWDVNDPASAEGFTVIFAKARDDKKTNASGRAPSQRRDNNKGQDEPTKKRFCCF